One Vicia villosa cultivar HV-30 ecotype Madison, WI linkage group LG5, Vvil1.0, whole genome shotgun sequence genomic window, agaaaaaacAATATTAAACCTGTTTCTTTGTAAAAGCAAAAACAAGCAAACATAAAACAACGTTATGTATTTGAAAAGTGACTATTTTGATGTTTCTAatggtttatattttatttcattgAGATCATTCTTGATAAAATATGGCTTAATTTTTGTCTATAATGTGACTCTATATTTGGATTATTATcaagttttttaaatttaaaattgtctTTTGAGATCTTCAAATTAAATGATTTAactgttttaatttaattaaaaacttgTCTCTCATGTTGGGAAAAAAATATTTGTGCAAGTGGTATTGCGAATGAGAATTTTGGTGTAATAATTTACTAAATTGCATTGGACAATAGTTCATTAGTAACATATTTTGGATTATTTCTTTCagattttattaagttttttttctttgtatataatATAACGTCCTCTTTTTTCCTTTATCATGTTTTATTCTACAGGTTTCTTTTATAAGGTTTTTAACCAGCAATTTATTTCttctttagatttaggtttagtccctaaaaattttcgattttttttttcaatttttaataacaataattatttttatttactttttaaaattaattttttatttacatttatagataaattaataaaaattaaattattaaattttaaactaataatattttatgGTCTTACCaactatattttattaaaaaaattacttaaaaCATGTAAAACAAACCTCAGTaaaaagaataaattataatTGGTGGTGATTAAAAATCATACGACCaaagtttaaaagaaaataaagctgATATATTTAAAtagttcaaaaatatatttaatttgattatattaCATGTAATTTGTGTGCTGTGGAATACAGAAATAAAATACATTtaacattcattttttttttagtcaaaaaaaaaattaatgcctAATATAATAGTACCAACAGTTTTTATTCAAACCATCATATACAATCCCACTGTAAATTTATCAACTCTATGTCTCTATCAAACTATATAATATATTCTGTATTCTTCCTATATGTTACATCACATTAACAGTATCATACATCGCTATAGAATATATATTCTACTTTCTTCCAATATGTTTCATCAAATTAacaatatcatacatatcatatatTGTTATATTCAATTCTTGCTTATGGAGCTACAAAAAATCATATCCATATTATTACCTCACTCTGAACCTTTTTGCAAAATAAGTAACATATCAGAAACATCTAATGATTTTTGCTACCATACTGAGTCATTTAAGAAGCTGGTGGAAATGGACTTGCCTTGTAATGAATCTGTCGAAGAAAAACTGCGTTGGTTGCGGTCTCAAATCATAGGTAATGATgatgctgagtttgattcttcgTTTGGAAGACGAAAAATTCTCTATGCTGATCACACTGCTTCTGGCCGCAGTCTTCATTACAGTGAAAATTTCATCgtcaatcatcttcttcctttctaTGGTATGTCACTTTCTTCCTTCATAATTTACAACACATTATACAttatgaaaattttgaaatattttgtaaTATTTACTTTTATTGTTCTTACACAGGTAATACTCATACTTGCGATAGTTATGTGGGAAGCAGAACAACAAAGATGCTACACGAAGCAATGGAGTACATTAAGAAATGCTTAGGTGGTGGAGAAGATGATGCAATCATCTTCTGTGGTTCAGGAACAACTTCAGCCATCAAGAGGCTTCAAGAAGTGATGGGAATTGCAGTGCCTTCTATTTTGAGGGAGAGAATGTTGAGGTGTCTTGATGAAGAAGAAAGATGGGTGGTTTTTGTTGGACCACATGAGCATCATTCAAATTTACTTTCATGGAGGCAGAGTTTGGCTGAGGTTGTAGAGATTGGATTTGATGATAAAGGATTGCTTGACATCGAAGCTTTAAAGCTACAGCTTGAAGGTTATAAAGATTCTAATAGGCCTTTGTTGGGATCTTTCTCTGCTTGTAGTAATGTGACCGGAATATACTCGGATACGCGTGCAATTGCTAGGCTTCTTCATCAATACAATGGATTTGCATGTTTTGATTTTGCAGCAAGGTATAGATAGTTGATTAGATATGGTATTTGTGACATTTGTATGTTAGAATGTTAGATGAGatgtgtttgtttttgtttagtgGTCCTTATGTGGAAATCAACATGAGATCAGGGGAGATTGATGGGTATGATGCTGTGTTCATCAGTCCACATAAATTTCTTGGCGGTCCTGACTCTCCCGGCGTGCTTTTGATGAACAAGGTTTTGTATAAGTTAAGATCTGCACCTCCATCCACTTGTGGAGGTGGGACTGTCACTTATGTCAATGGCTTCAATGAAAAGGTAAATCTCATTTCtcatattgaattttttttgtaaatcatATGCCAAGTTAGGCATGAAAGATCAAAACACCGATGGATAGCACTATACAAAGCATCGACACAAACACCAAACATAATATTAATATGGACACATAGACACTAGTAATAGTTTGACAAATTTATATATAACATGAGTCAGAGTTATGTTAATGTTTGACATTGACACGTCTTAAGTGAAACACGCCTTCAATATGAATTGTAGGAGTTACATGGAAAAATATGAAAACTTCATGAATCATATCATATGTGTGGCCAATGCAGGACACATTATACATGGAGAACATAGAAGAGAGGGAAAATGGTGGCACACCTCCAATAATTCAGACAGTGAGAGCAGCATTAGCATTTTGGGTGAAAGAATACATTGGCTACAAAGAGATTGAAAAAAGAG contains:
- the LOC131602853 gene encoding uncharacterized protein LOC131602853; this translates as MELQKIISILLPHSEPFCKISNISETSNDFCYHTESFKKLVEMDLPCNESVEEKLRWLRSQIIGNDDAEFDSSFGRRKILYADHTASGRSLHYSENFIVNHLLPFYGNTHTCDSYVGSRTTKMLHEAMEYIKKCLGGGEDDAIIFCGSGTTSAIKRLQEVMGIAVPSILRERMLRCLDEEERWVVFVGPHEHHSNLLSWRQSLAEVVEIGFDDKGLLDIEALKLQLEGYKDSNRPLLGSFSACSNVTGIYSDTRAIARLLHQYNGFACFDFAASGPYVEINMRSGEIDGYDAVFISPHKFLGGPDSPGVLLMNKVLYKLRSAPPSTCGGGTVTYVNGFNEKDTLYMENIEERENGGTPPIIQTVRAALAFWVKEYIGYKEIEKREELYINKAIKRLVSNPNIKILGNLHVKRQAILSFLIYSTTNSCLSTDRSCQEQEKELNLWQEMGNQRGKPLNGPFVAALLNDLFGIQARGGCACAGPYGHELLNIDKPQSLAIRSAVQRGYIGVKPGWARVSFPYYMSEEDFEYILSAIEFLALYGQRFFPLYTFNLRNGSWRMKTKKFEALNKEENCNISNHLLGNKLEEVNTNVGVKQQDVVVRGNQSYLEVAKYIAKSLPKFPPQGILQEDIDSDILYFRV